Proteins encoded together in one Deltaproteobacteria bacterium window:
- a CDS encoding nuclear transport factor 2 family protein — MASLLEDKEELRDLVTRYCLYIDSGRYDDWVSTFTDNGVFDSPILGRWQGKTMLKQFTEKYRSWTGNAQPRHCVMNVLLNVEGNHATGECYLLMTHATEGKTELVISGRYEDTMEKVNGKWLFTERKVKPDSRPAHN, encoded by the coding sequence ATGGCAAGTCTATTAGAGGATAAAGAAGAACTACGTGATTTGGTCACGCGGTATTGTCTCTACATCGATTCTGGCCGTTATGACGATTGGGTGTCGACATTCACGGATAATGGGGTGTTTGACAGCCCGATCCTTGGCCGCTGGCAGGGCAAAACCATGCTCAAGCAATTTACCGAGAAGTATCGATCTTGGACCGGGAACGCACAACCTCGCCATTGTGTGATGAATGTGTTGCTCAACGTTGAAGGCAACCATGCCACTGGTGAATGCTATTTGCTCATGACCCACGCGACTGAAGGGAAAACTGAACTGGTCATCTCTGGTCGTTATGAAGACACGATGGAAAAAGTGAACGGGAAGTGGCTCTTCACGGAGCGGAAGGTGAAACCAGATAGTCGTCCGGCGCATAACTAG
- a CDS encoding bifunctional nuclease family protein translates to MLNDTGTHMRRYTIGGRPSWLVRLQRFGWIWFILAVSVAFTPSCRNPQGTESRNSVQVEVKGVSFDPVANSPVIILQNKEQTKAIPIWVGLPEAQSIHLQLQGTVLPRPMTHDLLKNILEKVGVGFEKVVVTEMKGGTYYAFIHLANGKTPLQIDSRPSDAIALALRFHRPIFVATHLFDEAIPGGEAHPVTLAPISW, encoded by the coding sequence ATGCTCAACGACACGGGGACACATATGCGCAGATACACTATTGGTGGGCGTCCTTCCTGGCTCGTACGACTCCAACGTTTCGGGTGGATCTGGTTCATCCTTGCTGTTTCTGTTGCGTTTACTCCCTCGTGCCGTAACCCGCAGGGGACCGAGTCCCGCAACTCTGTTCAAGTCGAAGTCAAAGGCGTGAGTTTTGATCCGGTGGCGAACTCACCCGTTATTATTTTGCAGAATAAAGAGCAGACGAAAGCGATCCCTATTTGGGTTGGCTTGCCTGAAGCGCAGTCGATTCATCTGCAGTTGCAAGGGACAGTGCTCCCACGACCAATGACCCATGACTTGCTGAAGAACATCCTTGAGAAAGTGGGTGTTGGCTTTGAGAAGGTGGTCGTGACGGAGATGAAGGGCGGTACCTATTATGCTTTCATCCATCTTGCGAATGGGAAGACCCCACTACAGATCGATAGTCGACCAAGTGACGCGATTGCTCTAGCGTTGCGCTTTCACCGTCCGATTTTCGTTGCCACGCATTTGTTTGATGAGGCGATTCCCGGCGGTGAAGCGCACCCGGTTACGTTAGCGCCTATCAGTTGGTGA